Proteins encoded within one genomic window of Humulus lupulus chromosome 1, drHumLupu1.1, whole genome shotgun sequence:
- the LOC133777825 gene encoding uncharacterized protein LOC133777825, with protein sequence MEFCNMIGWNVRGMNKKDKQNAILSICRENKVGFGAFFETTLKHEKIKEVFENNFHNWDYFSSPIVSGRILVVWQTKFVKVDILLEDPQLVHCRIKVSGQQEFFFATVVYGSNSMGERKLLWDKLASIGQLKSPWIIFGYFNAMFSYQDRIGRRRVLAKDIAVAQDWLALGQVEELKCEGAPYSWTNKQEAGDRIFSKLDRVFINDLWLDVFPKSEARFKWDCISDHSFCVIRNQEVNGVGFIPFRFGNHWMQYRGYREAVIHYWNAPVVSGGGLSKIIQKLFRVKHTLKRFNREEVGDIVLSYKKAKEEYSRVQEALASNPSDMSLLHSGNRLSLDLQVRLLRPFTKNDVKKALFSIHSYKSPGLDGFGSGFFKGLWSDIGAEITSAVLDFFHDGCFPKDLNETVISLIPKLANPCSASDYRPIACCNTLYKCISKMICSRLSEVLPFLVHSNQGAFIKNRVLAHNIMIFQDLLKGYTRKNISARCLMKIDLSKAYDTVDWHFVEELLKHLCFPSRFIGWILVCLKGTKYNLLMNGRIQGSFKGEKGLRQGEPMSPLLFVLIMEYLTRLLAHYSDKKGFGYHPLCKHLRLINLCFADDLIIFCKGNVSSVSKIHEAFSAFCDASGLSANKSKSHIYFGGVKESTKAQILEMLQMEEGSFPLKYLGVPLRPTKWKASDCGVILDKLNKKLNCWASRNLSFAGRAQLIHSVLLGIRNFWMSIFILPSKITAAIDKSCREFLWGTNGNRSKLHLPSWEKVCLPKKLGGIGFREGKKWNLALMANFIWAISSKHDCLWVKWISSIYLKEFSVWNVPISQDMSWYIKKLLRLRHFMDEDSLMLAVKGGKFHSKHFYFSLVSAQSVGFAETVWNKIIMPKHRFIYWKFFNNQLLTRDHLSRFIHITSVLCPVCDTGVETHSHLFMECIYSRRVYEEIGRWLGVFHWPESYEELTHWCLLAKHSLKNQIINVVIAASWYFIWCNRNCCIFDSICKMASSLSLEVKEVVKYRVLSWGSFSHHKKDVFLRQIVESW encoded by the exons ATGGAATTTTGCAATATGATAGGGTGGAATGTGAGGGGTATGAATAAAAAGGATAAGCAAAATGCTATTCTTAGTATTTGTAGGGAGAATAAGGTTGGTTTTGGAGCTTTCTTTGAGACTACGTTGAAACATGAGAAAATTAAAGAAGTTTTTGAGAATAATTTTCACAATTGGGATTATTTTTCTAGTCCTATTGTTTCTGGTAGGATCTTAGTTGTTTGGCAAACTAAATTTGTGAAGGTTGATATATTGCTTGAAGATCCCCAACTTGTCCATTGTAGGATCAAAGTGAGTGGCCAGCAGGAATTTTTCTTTGCTACAGTGGTTTATGGTAGCAATTCCATGGGGGAGAGGAAGCTTCTTTGGGATAAATTAGCTAGTATTGGTCAATTAAAGTCTCCTTGGATAATTTTTGGATATTTCAATGCCATGTTTAGCTACCAAGATAGGATTGGTAGGAGACGAGTCCTTGCTAAGGACATAGCTGTTGCTCAAGATTGGTTGGCTTTAGGCCAAGTTGAGGAACTTAAGTGTGAGGGTGCTCCCTATTCTTGGACGAACAAACAGGAGGCAGGAGATCGTATTTTTTCTAAGTTAGATAGAGTGTTTATCAATGATCTGTGGCTGGATGTTTTTCCGAAATCTGAAGCTCGCTTCAAATGGGACTGCATTTCTGATCACAGTTTCTGTGTGATTCGTAATCAAGAAGTTAATGGTGTGGGATTTATCCCTTTTCGTTTTGGTAACCACTGGATGCAGTATAGAGGCTATAGAGAAGCTGTTATTCACTATTGGAATGCACCAGTTGTTTCTGGTGGAGGTCTCAGCAAGATAATTCAGAAATTATTTCGGGTGAAGCATACTTTGAAAAGGTTTAACAGAGAGGAGGTTGGTGATATTGTTTTGAGTTATAAGAAGGCCAAGGAGGAGTATAGTAGAGTTCAGGAGGCTCTGGCTTCTAATCCTTCAGACATGTCTCTGCTTCATTCG GGAAACAGATTGTCTCTGGATCTCCAAGTCAGACTTCTGAGACCATTTACCAAGAATGATGTGAAGAAGGCTCTATTTAGCATTCACTCCTATAAAAGTCCTGGTTTGGATGGTTTTGGCTCGGGATTTTTTAAGGGGTTATGGTCAGATATTGGTGCTGAGATTACTTCTGCAGTGTTGGATTTCTTTCATGATGGTTGCTTTCCGAAGGATTTGAATGAAACTGTAATTTCCCTTATCCCTAAGCTTGCTAATCCATGTTCAGCTAGTGACTATCGTCCTATTGCGTGTTGTAACACTCTCTATAAGTGTATATCGAAGATGATTTGCTCTAGACTTTCGGAAGTGCTTCCCTTTCTTGTTCATAGTAATCAAGGGGCATTTATTAAAAATAGAGTTCTAGCTCATAATAttatgatattccaagatctcctCAAAGGTTATACTAGAAAGAATATTTCAGCTAGATGTTTAATGAAGATTGATTTGAGTAAGGCTTACGACACAGTTGATTGGCATTTTGTGGAGGAGTTGCTTAAACATCTGTGTTTTCCCTCTAGATTTATTGGCTGGATTCTAGTTTGCTTAAAAGGTACCAAGTACAATCTGTTAATGAATGGGAGAATTCAGGGCTCCTTCAAAGGGGAAAAAGGCCTAAGGCAAGGGGAGCCCATGTCTCCTCTCTTGTTTGTTCTCATTATGGAGTACCTCACTCGTTTATTAGCTCATTACTCTGACAAGAAAGGCTTTGGTTATCATCCTTTGTGTAAACATCTTAGGTTGATTAACCTCTGTTTTGCAGATGATTTGATTATCTTTTGTAAAGGTAATGTCAGTTCAGTGAGTAAGATTCATGAAGCCTTCTCTGCGTTTTGTGATGCTTCTGGGCTTTCTGCGAATAAATCTAAGTCCCATATCTATTTTGGAGGGGTGAAGGAGTCTACCAAAGCTCAGATTCTTGAGATGTTGCAAATGGAAGAAGGCTCCTTTCCTTTGAAGTACTTGGGAGTTCCTCTTCGGCCCACCAAGTGGAAGGCTTCAGACTGTGGGGTTATTCTGGATAAGTTGAACAAGAAGCTTAACTGTTGGGCGAGTAGGAACTTGTCTTTTGCTGGTCGTGCCCAACTCATACACTCAGTATTGCTTGGTATTAGGAATTTTTGGATGAGTATATTCATTCTTCCGTCCAAGATTACTGCTGCCATCGATAAGAGCTGTCGAGAGTTTCTTTGGGGAACTAATGGGAATAGAAGTAAGTTGCATCTCCCATCATGGGAAAAAGTTTGTCTCCCTAAAAAGCTGGGTGGTATTGGCTTTCGTGAGGGTAAGAAATGGAACTTGGCGTTGATGGCTAATTTTATTTGGGCGATTTCTTCCAAGCATGACTGCCTGTGGGTCAAATGGATTAGTTCCATCTATTTGAAGGAGTTTAGCGTCTGGAATGTGCCTATTAGTCAGGATATGAGCTGGTATATCAAGAAATTACTGAGGCTGAGACATTTCATGGATGAGGATAGCTTGATGCTAGCTGTTAAGGGAGGTAAATTTCATAGTAAACATTTCTATTTCTCTCTTGTTTCTGCGCAATCTGTGGGTTTTGCTGAGACAGTTTGGAACAAGATTATTATGCCTAAGCACAGGTTCATTTACTGGAAATTTTTTAATAATCAGCTACTTACTAGAGACCACTTGAGCCGGTTTATACATATTACCTCTGTTCTCTGCCCTGTGTGTGATACTGGCGTAGAAACACATAGTCATTTGTTTATGGAGTGTATATATTCCAGGAGAGTGTATGAGGAAATTGGTAGATGGCTAGGTGTTTTCCATTGGCCTGAATCTTATGAGGAGCTCACTCATTGGTGTTTATTGGCCAAACATAGCTTGAAGAATCAGATAATTAATGTTGTTATAGCAGCTTCCTGGTACTTCATTTGGTGCAACAGAAACTGTTGCATTTTCGATTCAATTTGTAAAATGGCCAGTAGCCTTAGTTTGGAAGTCAAAGAAGTAGTTAAGTATAGAGTATTGAGTTGGGGTTCTTTCTCTCATCACAAAAAGGATGTATTTTTACGCCAAATTGTAGAAAGTTGGTAG
- the LOC133777816 gene encoding uncharacterized protein LOC133777816, which produces MKLGDQVVARLDMEEVETEASFWKNAIVCIVLGANPPFRVFEGFVKRIWGNLGVEKIVRMHSGFTLVNFRDEATKDLILEAGVIHFDKKHVVLRPWTPDMDSMRMVKSVPVWIRLNGLGLQYWGKNSLSAMVSTIGRPVMVDKVTQSRSMVKYARILVDMEITDHPPKSISFINEREQITEQMVEYQWLPSKCAACSNLGHILANCNKNTGFSWRKKSTDENGTSTDKIISKTEEVQQQSESAIPDPRACTASNIGEEERASSSLEQNASKVISDVHDFSEATQQTGKGNAEVAGSWITPRRRGARQGVLNAHKSDFIQGKAKSGNGYAVLQDTGIGHLVTNSIPIQ; this is translated from the coding sequence ATGAAATTGGGTGACCAAGTTGTGGCCCGATTAGATATGGAGGAGGTTGAGACTGAAGCTTCATTTTGGAAGAATGCGATTGTTTGCATTGTCCTGGGAGCTAACCCTCCTTTCCGAGTATTTGAAGGATTTGTCAAGAGAATTTGGGGCAACTTGGGTGTTGAGAAGATAGTGAGAATGCATTCTGGTTTTACCCTTGTTAATTTCAGGGATGAAGCTACAAAGGACCTGATTTTGGAAGCAGGAGTTATACACTTTGATAAAAAGCATGTGGTTCTTCGTCCTTGGACACCAGATATGGACTCTATGAGAATGGTCAAGTCGGTTCCGGTTTGGATTCGGCTGAATGGCTTGGGTTTGCAATACtggggaaaaaatagtctcagTGCTATGGTGAGCACAATTGGGAGACCGGTTATGGTGGATAAAGTGACGCAAAGTAGATCGATGGTGAAATATGCGAGGATATTGGTGGATATGGAGATTACGGATCATCCTCCGAAatctatttcttttattaatgaaaGGGAACAAATCACAGAACAAATGGTGGAATATCAATGGCTTCCCTCTAAGTGTGCTGCCTGCTCGAATTTAGGTCATATACTGGCAAATTGTAACAAGAATACTGGTTTTAGTTGGAGGAAGAAATCTACTGATGAGAATGGTACTAGTACAGACAAGATCATATCCAAAACAGAGGAGGTTCAACAACAATCGGAGTCTGCTATTCCTGATCCCAGAGCTTGCACTGCTTCTAATATTGGAGAGGAAGAGAGGGCTAGTAGTTCTCTAGAGCAAAATGCTTCCAAGGTTATTAGTGATGTTCATGATTTTTCAGAAGCTACTCAGCAAACTGGAAAAGGGAATGCTGAGGTTGCAGGAAGCTGGATTACTCCCAGAAGGAGAGGTGCTCGACAAGGGGTGTTAAATGCTCACAAGTCAGATTTCATTCAAGGGAAGGCTAAATCGGGCAATGGATATGCGGTGCTGCAAGATACAGGGATTGGTCATTTGGTCACTAATTCTATCCCAATTCAGTGA